In a genomic window of Bordetella petrii:
- a CDS encoding site-specific integrase, whose protein sequence is MTKHRQPTDFAYALSKFLGEHLAAHRGMSANTVASYRDTFSILLRFMEHQAGVKIERICIADLHHKQIQAFLLWLEQDRGNSVNTRNQRLSAITSFFRFVMSIYPEHILLCQQILNIQFKKRQSSTVDYLSIEAVELLLQQPNARKPMGRRDLVLLSVLYDTGARVQELANMNVSDLKLTAPATARLLGKGAKVRLVPLLAPTTALLVSYLQEHHGQYLEQKDRPLFCNNVRKRLTRAGISYILQKYAREVSQGNPGLLGTKISPHTLRHSKAMHLLQAGVNLIYIRDLLGHSDIKTTEIYARADLDSKKAALEMAYPGTSRTPYPAWGQDGELLSWLQSLGKDHRPAG, encoded by the coding sequence ATGACTAAGCATCGGCAGCCAACTGACTTCGCATACGCCCTGTCAAAATTCCTGGGAGAGCATCTGGCCGCGCACCGCGGAATGAGCGCGAACACTGTGGCGTCCTACAGAGATACGTTCTCCATCCTCTTGCGATTCATGGAGCATCAGGCCGGCGTGAAGATCGAGCGGATTTGCATTGCGGACCTGCATCATAAGCAAATACAAGCGTTTCTTCTGTGGCTTGAGCAGGACAGGGGCAATTCCGTTAACACCAGGAATCAACGCCTCAGCGCGATCACGAGCTTCTTTCGGTTCGTGATGTCGATCTATCCAGAGCACATCCTCCTGTGCCAACAAATCCTCAATATCCAGTTCAAGAAGCGGCAATCTTCAACGGTGGACTACCTGTCCATTGAAGCTGTAGAGCTGCTGCTCCAGCAGCCCAACGCACGGAAACCTATGGGTCGAAGAGATCTGGTTCTGCTCAGCGTACTGTATGACACGGGGGCCAGAGTTCAGGAGCTTGCGAACATGAACGTGAGCGACTTGAAACTGACAGCACCGGCAACCGCAAGGCTGTTGGGCAAAGGAGCCAAAGTCCGTTTGGTCCCTCTGCTGGCGCCGACGACGGCTCTTTTAGTTTCATATCTGCAGGAGCATCACGGGCAGTACCTGGAGCAGAAAGACAGGCCATTGTTCTGCAACAACGTCAGGAAGCGACTAACAAGAGCAGGCATCTCCTACATTCTGCAGAAGTATGCCAGGGAGGTCTCGCAAGGAAATCCGGGTCTACTGGGGACAAAAATCAGTCCGCATACATTGAGACACAGCAAAGCCATGCACCTGCTGCAGGCTGGCGTGAATCTTATCTATATCCGCGACCTACTCGGCCATTCCGATATTAAAACGACAGAGATCTATGCGCGGGCAGATCTGGACAGCAAGAAGGCTGCTTTGGAAATGGCCTATCCAGGCACGTCAAGAACCCCATATCCGGCATGGGGCCAGGACGGCGAACTGCTCAGTTGGCTGCAATCACTGGGAAAGGATCACCGGCCCGCTGGTTGA